In one Streptomyces sp. NBC_01288 genomic region, the following are encoded:
- a CDS encoding (2Fe-2S)-binding protein, translating into MTRVYVCNCFGVTEAQVAKHAEGGACTPRQIASACKAGTDCGSCVRRIQALLGRGACPRREAADQGESILTGLTGVAAMADLEDAA; encoded by the coding sequence GTGACCCGCGTGTACGTCTGCAACTGCTTCGGTGTGACCGAGGCGCAGGTCGCGAAGCACGCGGAGGGCGGTGCCTGCACCCCCCGGCAGATAGCGTCGGCCTGCAAGGCGGGCACCGACTGCGGGTCGTGCGTACGCCGTATCCAGGCCCTGCTGGGCCGGGGCGCCTGCCCGCGCCGTGAGGCGGCCGACCAGGGCGAGTCGATACTCACCGGGCTGACCGGAGTGGCCGCGATGGCCGATCTGGAAGACGCTGCCTAG
- the bfr gene encoding bacterioferritin, with protein sequence MQGDPEVLEFLNEQLTGELTAINQYWLHYRIQDNNGWTKLAKYTREESIDEMKHADKITERILMLDGLPNYQRLFHVRVGQTVTEMFQADRQVEVEAIDRLKRGIEVMRTKGDITSANIFEDILEDEEHHIDYLDTQLQLIEQLGEALYIAQQIEQPS encoded by the coding sequence ATGCAGGGCGACCCCGAGGTCCTCGAATTCCTGAACGAGCAGCTCACCGGCGAGCTGACCGCGATCAACCAGTACTGGCTGCACTACCGCATCCAGGACAACAACGGCTGGACCAAGCTCGCCAAGTACACGCGTGAAGAGTCCATCGATGAGATGAAGCACGCGGACAAGATCACCGAGCGCATCCTGATGCTCGACGGCCTGCCGAACTACCAGCGGCTGTTCCACGTCCGGGTCGGCCAGACGGTCACCGAGATGTTCCAGGCGGACCGGCAGGTGGAGGTCGAGGCGATCGACCGCCTCAAGCGCGGTATCGAGGTGATGCGCACGAAGGGCGACATCACGTCGGCCAACATCTTCGAGGACATCCTTGAGGACGAGGAGCACCACATCGACTACCTCGACACGCAGCTCCAGCTGATCGAGCAGCTCGGCGAGGCGCTGTACATCGCGCAGCAGATCGAGCAGCCCAGCTAG
- a CDS encoding sulfite oxidase-like oxidoreductase, whose product MGQRGVEQSELPPGQRLQRGWPVTHYGPVPKFRPERWEFRVFGATADGDKHCWNHDEFTALPYDSVVADLHCVTKFSMLGAEWGGIPARTILDTAPPAPAVTHVMVWAEYGFSANLRLADFAADGTIFATHKDGELLTAEHGFPLRLVVPHLYAWKGPKWVRGVEYMTADRRGFWEERGYHNVGDPWKEQRYSYQEEPEDGPEL is encoded by the coding sequence ATGGGTCAGAGAGGGGTCGAACAGTCCGAGCTTCCACCGGGCCAGCGGCTCCAGCGCGGCTGGCCGGTCACGCACTACGGCCCGGTACCCAAGTTCCGCCCTGAGCGCTGGGAGTTCAGGGTCTTCGGCGCCACGGCGGACGGCGACAAGCACTGCTGGAACCACGACGAGTTCACGGCCCTGCCCTACGACTCGGTGGTGGCCGATCTGCACTGCGTCACGAAGTTCAGCATGCTCGGCGCCGAATGGGGCGGCATCCCCGCCCGCACGATCCTGGACACCGCCCCGCCGGCCCCGGCCGTCACCCACGTCATGGTCTGGGCCGAGTACGGCTTCAGCGCCAACCTCCGCCTGGCCGACTTCGCAGCCGACGGCACCATCTTCGCCACCCACAAGGACGGTGAACTCCTCACCGCGGAACACGGCTTCCCGCTCCGCCTGGTCGTCCCCCACCTGTACGCCTGGAAGGGCCCGAAGTGGGTCCGGGGCGTCGAGTACATGACGGCGGACCGGCGGGGGTTCTGGGAGGAGCGGGGCTACCACAACGTGGGGGACCCGTGGAAAGAGCAGCGGTACTCGTATCAGGAGGAGCCCGAGGACGGCCCGGAACTCTGA